GAGCGGGCGTTCCGGCCGCCTGCTCGATGCGCGCGCTGGCTTCGGCGTGCACGCGCCGCTCGAGGACGAAGGACATCACGGGAACTGTGCCGGCAAGCGCGAGAGCCAGAAGACGGCTCATCCTCCACCGCATTTTCGACCACAGGTCGACGACGGCCGCGAGGTACAGCACGTAGATCCAGCCGTGCACGAACCCGATCCAGCTGCCCAGCACACCATTTGGGGAGCCGTCAGCGTCCACGCCATTCACCCGGAACAGGTACTTGAGCAGCAGCTCCACGGAGAAAACGAGCAGCGTCACACCAGTGATCCACGCCATGGCGCGGTACCGGCCGAGGGCTCCCTGCTGCTTCGCGACGCGAGCGTCGGCGGGCACGGGTCCGGCGC
The sequence above is a segment of the Cellulomonas chengniuliangii genome. Coding sequences within it:
- a CDS encoding DUF3817 domain-containing protein, which produces MTQGETTPTTGAGPVPADARVAKQQGALGRYRAMAWITGVTLLVFSVELLLKYLFRVNGVDADGSPNGVLGSWIGFVHGWIYVLYLAAVVDLWSKMRWRMSRLLALALAGTVPVMSFVLERRVHAEASARIEQAAGTPAR